From Papaver somniferum cultivar HN1 unplaced genomic scaffold, ASM357369v1 unplaced-scaffold_99, whole genome shotgun sequence, the proteins below share one genomic window:
- the LOC113346385 gene encoding class V chitinase-like, which yields MSAMASNESNRERFIQSAIDVAQKYGFDGLDLDWEYPSGKTGMQYLAALFVELRGAVDQEAHRKGRAKLGISAAVFFAPDLRLMSPSRSPYPDAVIAKNVDFINLMCYDYAGDWNTTRTGSLAALYGGEYCTSYGIQKWIEAGVPREKLVMGLPLHGRTWKLSDQNNHGIGAPAVGTGPEDDINSRGYMKYHNVVTFNETSSSF from the coding sequence ATGTCTGCAATGGCTTCCAATGAATCCAACCGCGAACGTTTCATACAGTCTGCTATTGACGTGGCTCAGAAGTATGGTTTTGATGGTCTTGATCTGGATTGGGAGTACCCATCTGGCAAAACGGGCATGCAATATCTTGCTGCCCTCTTTGTTGAATTGCGCGGGGCAGTTGATCAGGAAGCTCATCGAAAGGGCAGAGCAAAGCTTGGGATTAGTGCAGCTGTTTTCTTTGCTCCGGACTTAAGGTTAATGTCTCCCTCGCGCAGCCCGTATCCTGATGCAGTCATAGCAAAAAATGTTGACTTTATTAACCTAATGTGCTATGACTATGCTGGAGATTGGAACACAACTCGTACCGGTTCACTTGCCGCACTTTACGGTGGTGAATACTGTACTAGCTACGGAATTCAGAAATGGATAGAAGCTGGTGTGCCAAGAGAGAAATTGGTTATGGGACTTCCATTGCATGGTCGGACCTGGAAGTTAAGCGATCAAAATAATCATGGTATCGGCGCACCTGCTGTGGGTACAGGTCCTGAAGATGATATCAACAGCAGAGGGTACATGAAGTACCACAATGTGGTGACTTTCAATGAAACCTCATCATCTTTCTAA